A single genomic interval of Anopheles marshallii chromosome 2, idAnoMarsDA_429_01, whole genome shotgun sequence harbors:
- the LOC128709954 gene encoding eukaryotic peptide chain release factor subunit 1 isoform X2, translating to MSFDETSADRNVEIWKIKKLIKSLEMARGNGTSMISLIIPPKDQISRVSKMLADEFGTASNIKSRVNRLSVLGAITSVQHRLKLYTKVPPNGLVIYCGTIVTEEGKEKKVNIDFEPFKPINTSLYLCDNKFHTEALTALLADDNKFGFIVMDGNGALFGTLQGNTREVLHKFTVDLPKKHGRGGQSALRFARLRMEKRHNYVRKVAEVATQLFITNDKPNIAGLILAGSADFKTELSQSDMFDPRLQSKVIKLVDVSYGGENGFNQAIELAAESLQNVKFIQEKKLIGRYFDEISQDTGKYCFGVEDTLKALELGSVETLICWENLDIQRYVLKNHASATSTTVLHLTPEQEKDKSHFTDKESGVEMELVESQPLLEWLANNYKCFGATLEIITDKSQEGSQFVRGFGGIGGILRYKVDFQSMQLDELDNDCFDLEDY from the exons CAATGGAACGAGTATGATTTCGTTAATCATACCGCCAAAGGATCAAATTAGTCGCGTAAGCAAGATGTTGGCAGATGAATTTGGAACCgcatcaaacatcaaatccCGCGTAAACCGTCTTTCCGTACTCGGCGCTATTACGTCTGTTCAACACAGATTGAAACTTTATACCAAAGTGCCTCCTAATGGATTAGTGATTTATTGTGGAACGATCGTCACTGAAgaaggcaaagaaaagaagGTCAACATTGACTTCGAGCCATTCAAACCAATCAATACCTCCCTTTATTTATGTGACAACAAATTTCACACTGAAGCATTAACTGCACTTCTTGCCGATGACAAtaagtttggttttattgtgaTGGATGGTAACGGGGCGCTTTTCGGTACCTTACAG GGGAACACTCGCGAAGTTTTGCACAAATTCACTGTTGACCTACCGAAAAAGCACGGTCGCGGTGGTCAGTCTGCGTTGCGTTTTGCGAGATTGCGTATGGAAAAGCGTCATAATTATGTACGAAAAGTAGCAGAGGTTGCAACCCAATTATTCATCACAAATGACAAACCTAACATTGCTGGGTTGATTCTGGCAGGTAGCGCTGACTTTAAAACGGAACTAAGCCAGTCTGATATGTTCGATCCG AGATTGCAATCAAAAGTCATCAAGCTTGTCGATGTTTCTTACGGTGGAGAAAACGGTTTTAATCAGGCAATAGAGCTGGCAGCAGAATCGttacaaaatgtaaaatttattcaagAGAAAAAGTTGATTGGTAGATACTTCGACGAAATATCACAG GATACAGGAAAATACTGTTTTGGCGTTGAAGATACTCTGAAGGCCCTAGAGTTGGGATCGGTGGAGACTCTTATATGCTGGGAAAATTTGGATATTCAGCGTTATGTATTGAAGAACCATGCAAGCGCTACATCTACCACAGTATTACATTTAACGCCTGAACAGGAAAAGGACAAATCTCATTTTACTGACAAGGAG AGTGGCGTTGAAATGGAATTGGTCGAGTCGCAACCACTACTTGAGTGGTTAGCTAATAACTATAAATGTTTCGGTGCAACTTTGGAAATTATCACGGATAAATCCCAAGAAGGTAGTCAATTTGTACGTGGTTTCGGAGGAATAGGAG GAATACTGCGTTATAAGGTAGACTTTCAAAGCATGCAGTTGGACGAATTGGATAATGATTGTTTCGATCTGGAAGACTATTAA
- the LOC128709954 gene encoding eukaryotic peptide chain release factor subunit 1 isoform X1, translating to MSFDETSADRNVEIWKIKKLIKSLEMARGNGTSMISLIIPPKDQISRVSKMLADEFGTASNIKSRVNRLSVLGAITSVQHRLKLYTKVPPNGLVIYCGTIVTEEGKEKKVNIDFEPFKPINTSLYLCDNKFHTEALTALLADDNKFGFIVMDGNGALFGTLQGNTREVLHKFTVDLPKKHGRGGQSALRFARLRMEKRHNYVRKVAEVATQLFITNDKPNIAGLILAGSADFKTELSQSDMFDPRLQSKVIKLVDVSYGGENGFNQAIELAAESLQNVKFIQEKKLIGRYFDEISQDTGKYCFGVEDTLKALELGSVETLICWENLDIQRYVLKNHASATSTTVLHLTPEQEKDKSHFTDKESGVEMELVESQPLLEWLANNYKCFGATLEIITDKSQEGSQFVRGFGGIGGILRYKVDFQSLQADEPLDDVDLDDY from the exons CAATGGAACGAGTATGATTTCGTTAATCATACCGCCAAAGGATCAAATTAGTCGCGTAAGCAAGATGTTGGCAGATGAATTTGGAACCgcatcaaacatcaaatccCGCGTAAACCGTCTTTCCGTACTCGGCGCTATTACGTCTGTTCAACACAGATTGAAACTTTATACCAAAGTGCCTCCTAATGGATTAGTGATTTATTGTGGAACGATCGTCACTGAAgaaggcaaagaaaagaagGTCAACATTGACTTCGAGCCATTCAAACCAATCAATACCTCCCTTTATTTATGTGACAACAAATTTCACACTGAAGCATTAACTGCACTTCTTGCCGATGACAAtaagtttggttttattgtgaTGGATGGTAACGGGGCGCTTTTCGGTACCTTACAG GGGAACACTCGCGAAGTTTTGCACAAATTCACTGTTGACCTACCGAAAAAGCACGGTCGCGGTGGTCAGTCTGCGTTGCGTTTTGCGAGATTGCGTATGGAAAAGCGTCATAATTATGTACGAAAAGTAGCAGAGGTTGCAACCCAATTATTCATCACAAATGACAAACCTAACATTGCTGGGTTGATTCTGGCAGGTAGCGCTGACTTTAAAACGGAACTAAGCCAGTCTGATATGTTCGATCCG AGATTGCAATCAAAAGTCATCAAGCTTGTCGATGTTTCTTACGGTGGAGAAAACGGTTTTAATCAGGCAATAGAGCTGGCAGCAGAATCGttacaaaatgtaaaatttattcaagAGAAAAAGTTGATTGGTAGATACTTCGACGAAATATCACAG GATACAGGAAAATACTGTTTTGGCGTTGAAGATACTCTGAAGGCCCTAGAGTTGGGATCGGTGGAGACTCTTATATGCTGGGAAAATTTGGATATTCAGCGTTATGTATTGAAGAACCATGCAAGCGCTACATCTACCACAGTATTACATTTAACGCCTGAACAGGAAAAGGACAAATCTCATTTTACTGACAAGGAG AGTGGCGTTGAAATGGAATTGGTCGAGTCGCAACCACTACTTGAGTGGTTAGCTAATAACTATAAATGTTTCGGTGCAACTTTGGAAATTATCACGGATAAATCCCAAGAAGGTAGTCAATTTGTACGTGGTTTCGGAGGAATAGGAG GAATTCTACGCTACAAAGTCGATTTTCAATCCTTACAAGCGGATGAACCATTGGATGATGTTGATTTAGATGattattga